One segment of Lachancea thermotolerans CBS 6340 chromosome E complete sequence DNA contains the following:
- the PCC1 gene encoding chromatin DNA-binding EKC/KEOPS complex subunit PCC1 (similar to uniprot|Q3E833 Saccharomyces cerevisiae YKR095W-A PCC1 Protein): protein MKGTRQSDLAYTLYLEVPFKTAKQAETAVKVLKPDPILKPQDFHVEYSSKAHNLCVSFEGVDDRVLRVGVSSVIESIKTIIETIDEFSH, encoded by the exons ATGAAGGGCACGCGGCAATCAGATCTTGCGTATACACT ATACCTCGAAGTACCTTTTAAAACTGCCAAGCAGGCAGAAACTGCAGTCAAAGTCCTGAAACCGGACCCAATCCTGAAGCCACAAGACTTCCACGTTGAGTATAGCTCCAAAGCGCACAACCTTTGCGTCTCATTTGAGGGTGTTGACGACCGTGTACTGCGAGTTGGCGTCAGCAGCGTAATtgaaagcatcaaaacaaTCATCGAAACAATAGACGAATTCAGTCACTGA
- the MCM10 gene encoding Mcm10p (similar to uniprot|P32354 Saccharomyces cerevisiae YIL150C MCM10 Essential chromatin-associated protein involved in the initiation of DNA replication) — MGQETDPREVLQLDVHDIVTSDEDEDTKIKQQLDELERQQRDLRDRLEQKASRKKAQRQSLERVEVPASPKEERKSKASPQSQKSSKGITLAANSNNDSIEVPWKNGPSNTTSYFVENFVNARKVEEQKIQHRSSLLSCRVHTFKGIDSLKGSQPVNVDEKELYSGFNISRRYMSTSELDEIMREIKVLRLPKLFSKVRPPKFTEPDYANWVAIGIISFKSEVKLTSSSKPSKYFKMTLTDFTHNLDIYIFNNKNVEKYYNLRVGDIIAILNPDILPWRPSQVNNDEFSGPVVKSFNLSIRHNFDCVLEIGTSKDLGFCRIPNKATRKACGAPINRAATDRCEYHQDVRFRHVNAQRVELNGSTSLRSPVKNGKKQALYGTSGVKRKLQLLPDKHAPQAQDGESQNTLFFSNPNYAKAFFDDSYQNPDMLNNLENKRRKLKDSEKERTLQNQLNSAIGKTGYQSFNNKSKEEQKQMKDATEQVLNSGLLRDIGFDPFRGKMREVLKFGKNVNSGLNSKSSQVKEIMSFKKSNVSLAPSKAEQKKRLLRREQVWREHFDTEKLANQKQKKTPSSESSDSDLEIV; from the exons ATGGGGCAAGAAACTGACCCTAGGGAAGTTCTGCAGCTTGACGTTCACGATATCGTTACATCAgatgaggacgaggacACTAAAA TTAAACAGCAGTTAGACGAATTAGAGAGGCAACAAAGAGATCTCCGTGATCGTCTGGAACAGAAGGCTTCGCGAAAAAAGGCGCAGCGTCAATCCTTAGAACGTGTAGAAGTCCCTGCTTCCCCCAAGGAAGAAAGGAAATCTAAAGCTTCTCctcaaagtcaaaagagTTCCAAGGGAATAACATTAGCCGCTAACAGCAACAATGATTCTATCGAAGTCCCCTGGAAGAATGGTCCCAGCAATACTACATCGTACTTCGTGGAGAACTTTGTCAATGCACGCAAAGTCGAGGAGCAGAAAATCCAACACCGAAGCAGTCTGCTTAGCTGTCGAGTTCACACATTTAAAGGTATCGATAGCTTGAAGGGTAGTCAACCTGTTAACGTAGACGAAAAAGAATTATACTCTGGCTTCAACATATCCAGGCGCTATATGTCTACATCTGAACTGGACGAAATTATGCGTGAGATTAAAGTCCTGCGACTtcccaaacttttcagcaAAGTTCGACCACCAAAATTCACAGAGCCTGATTATGCTAACTGGGTTGCAATCGGCATTATTAGCTTCAAGTCCGAAGTTAAACTaacatcttcttcgaaaccTTCGAAGTATTTCAAGATGACACTAACAGACTTCACGCACAACTTGGATATTTacatcttcaacaacaaaaacgtCGAGAAGTACTACAATCTAAGAGTTGGAGACATTATTGCTATATTAAACCCGGACATTCTTCCATGGAGGCCGTCACAAGTTAATAACGATGAGTTTTCAGGACCAGTGGTAAAGTCTTTCAATTTGTCTATTAGACACAATTTCGACTGTGTGCTTGAAATCGGAACCAGCAAAGATCTTGGGTTTTGCCGGATTCCCAACAAGGCTACAAGGAAAGCCTGCGGGGCACCAATCAATCGAGCTGCTACTGATAGGTGTGAATATCACCAGGATGTTAGGTTTCGACATGTGAACGCTCAGCGTGTTGAACTTAACGGAAGCACATCTTTAAGATCACCAGTGAAAAATGGTAAAAAGCAAGCGCTTTATGGGACCTCTGGCGTGAAAAGGAAGCTTCAGCTGCTTCCAGACAAACACGCcccacaagctcaagatgGTGAGAGTCAGAACacgctcttcttcagcaacCCCAATTACGCTAAGGCGTTTTTCGATGATAGTTACCAGAACCCTGATATGCTCAAcaatcttgaaaacaaaaggaggaagctcaaggacagtgagaaagagagaactCTCCAAAACCAGCTGAATAGTGCAATCGGGAAAACTGGGtatcaaagcttcaacaacaaaagcaaagaagagcagaagcagaTGAAAGACGCGACCGAGCAAGTACTGAACAGCGGACTATTGAGAGATATAGGATTTGACCCTTTTCGAGGAAAGATGCGTGAGGTGCTGAAGTTTGGAAAAAACGTGAACAGTGGACTGAACTCCAAATCATCTCAAGTGAAGGAAATTATGAGCTTTAAGAAATCTAACGTCAGTCTGGCTCCCTCTAAAgctgaacaaaaaaagcggcTTCTGAGAAGAGAGCAAGTCTGGAGAGAGCATTTTGACACTGAAAAACTGgcaaatcaaaaacaaaagaagacacCATCTTCTGAGAGCAGCGATAGCGATTTGGAAATCGTGTAG
- a CDS encoding KLTH0E01012p (conserved hypothetical protein), which translates to MKQVVEVPLVSTAKTQFWACVETDDNKYTSFSLVSRPNEYGDASLDPQLTRGQKDILIVDSIKSGTGRDSRNNFGKNVLEPLFTLLGIPHKVVRTQDSDAAGQLGHTFQPSTENTILIFLSGDTTISEFLNGLNRRVFEGLRHTLSLVPLPLGTGNAWANSLGLRCPAASLSCFLQGQLTPRKFPLYKATFPNGFEMIFFIILSIGFHANLLHLCKQQRFQSLGVERFKIASLEILQKYPLEYRLQVSGLPTRDYSYFALINTPNLEASYKPSPQSNSLHFQLHVLGYSSKLQQASLVSKIMKGYSNRAGDDISGDGVIYEPYNHALEVVFDQVPENVSNTYFEICCDGHLLNMLSLQPQDQKFDGRIRIQFLKNFSSFELNVMVP; encoded by the coding sequence ATGAAACAGGTGGTCGAGGTTCCGCTTGTTAGCACCGCAAAAACGCAGTTTTGGGCTTGCGTGGAAACTGACGACAACAAGTATACGTCTTTTTCTCTCGTGAGCCGTCCCAACGAGTACGGGGATGCTTCTTTAGATCCGCAACTAACGCGGGGTCAGAAGGACATCTTGATAGTCGACTCGATAAAATCAGGCACTGGAAGAGACTCGCGGAACAACTTTGGGAAGAATGTTTTGGAGCCGCTTTTTACCCTTCTGGGTATCCCGCATAAAGTGGTCAGGACTCAAGACAGCGACGCCGCTGGACAATTAGGTCACACTTTTCAGCCATCCACTGAAAACACAATTTTAATATTTCTGTCAGGCGACACCACTATCTCAGAGTTTCTCAATGGCCTCAATCGAAgggtttttgaaggattaAGGCACACTCTGAGTCTCGTGCCCCTTCCACTTGGAACTGGAAATGCATGGGCGAACTCATTGGGGCTTCGCTGTCCCGCAGCCTCGCTTTCATGTTTCCTCCAAGGCCAGTTGACACCCCGAAAGTTCCCGCTTTACAAAGCGACATTCCCAAACGGTTTTGAAATGATCTTTTTCATAATCCTATCAATCGGCTTCCACGCAAACCTGCTTCACCTATGTAAACAACAGCGTTTCCAGTCCCTCGGGGTCGAGAGGTTTAAAATTGCTAGCCTGGAAATTCTCCAGAAATACCCTTTGGAATATCGGCTGCAAGTCTCGGGCTTGCCTACACGCGATTACTCATACTTTGCTCTAATTAATACACCCAACTTGGAAGCAAGCTACAAGCCCTCCCCGCAATCGAACTCACTACATTTCCAGCTGCACGTTCTTGGGTACTCTTCTAAATTGCAGCAAGCCTCTTTGGTTAGCAAAATCATGAAAGGTTATTCAAATCGAGCGGGAGATGATATTAGCGGGGATGGAGTAATATATGAGCCTTACAATCATGCTTTAGAGGTTGTATTTGACCAAGTACCAGAAAATGTCTCTAACACTTACTTTGAGATATGCTGCGACGGACATTTATTGAATATGTTGTCTCTACAGCCACAGGACCAGAAGTTTGACGGCCGTATCCGCATTCAATTTCTCAAGAATTTTTCGTCTTTTGAGTTAAATGTTATGGTACCTTAA